Below is a window of Neofelis nebulosa isolate mNeoNeb1 chromosome 8, mNeoNeb1.pri, whole genome shotgun sequence DNA.
AGAGAATTCATGTTCTTTCAGAGAGAACGTTGGATATAAATGATGATTTCCAATGAGGCAGAAAAATGGAGTATTGTTATTTGTGGTAGAATTGTCTTCAATCTCATACCGTTTTCCTATTATTGACAGTCTTTACTATGTTCTGAGTTCCTTGGCAAATTTTCTCGATGCCCATGATTATAGAATCTTGTGGTGTTTTAAGGTCATTAAGTGTCAAAGGGCCTAAAGGCTAAGGTGGTAGGAACATTTCTTACACTTCAAAGGTTTTGAGACGTGCTATAGtggggttgtgtgtgtgcatgtgtattagACTTTCTTAACGTTTACTTCAAGCATGTAATCTTTGGAGAGTccaaattagttaattaattattaattaagtaTATGAGCTGGGGATTTGAAATCTGGTTTATGTCTctgattcccgcccccccccccccccgacttttttaagtttatttatttcttttgagagagagcacaagctgggaaggggcagagagacagaatcccaagcaggctccacactgtcagcgcagagcctgacatgtggcttgaacccacggactgcaagatcatgacctgagtgagctaagatcaacagttggatgcttaactgactaagccacccaggcaccccatctttctGATTCTTTGAATGTATTATTAGACTAAAACCTTCCACTACCCATGTTTTAGCTTCCTTCTCTTGAAGGATATTGAAGGGAAAATACTGgcgatagaaaaaaaaaataatgtgtggtCATGTGAATAACTACATCCTACTTATCACATCAGTTTCTATCTTAAAATATCCAACCTAATATGGACtctctaattaatttttaataatcccTCTAATTAAtgtttaaatggatttttttaaaactctaggtctatttgtgatgatttttttccttcactttttaatTGATAACCAGCATTTTCCTCTTCAACGGGGGCCAAGAGAGCCATATGAGAAGCCTCTGCCTTGTTGACAGTGAAGCAATTAACTTATGTGGGTTCAGGCCTGTAAATCATCTCCCATGGTGCCTGGGGCATAGGatatgctcagtaaatgctagaTCTTGCCCACATATTTGAAATCAGGGTCACTTGCAGTTGCTTTGGATCTTTAGGAAGAGTATAAGGGCTTGGCGTTGGCTcctggagaaggagagagcatcAGGCCAGAGAGACACTAATCACCCCCTGGGCATTTTTCAGAAGAAGACTGAGCAAGAAAGCTCTACATGGTCCATACAGAGAGGACCTTCCTTGCCATTGTTACAGAATTTTATTTAGATCACAAACAACAGAATCAATGAGGCAGAAAGTAAGATTCAAATCTTCACATAGTTGGTTTACCATGTTTACTGAATCTCTGCTCTGTGCCATATGTTTTAGAGATACAGGAGTGTAGGAAGTAGGCAGTGTTGACTTGTCCTCAGGAAGGAGCTCAAAGCAAAGGTGACCATGTGTCCCAGTTTGCCTGGCAAATTATGCAGTGAAGCTACTAACGTGGAAGACAGGTGTTAAGAAACAAGAAGAGTAAATTGGCTGACTAGTGTGGACGTGAACGGAGAAGACCTTTCCAAGGAAATGACTCTGAATAGGAAACCTGAAGCATCAGAAATAGGCATGGATGGGAAAGGGTCATGTTCTCACTTGCCTCAGGCTCTTCACACTTCGCCTTTTCCCCCTGTTCCTGAAGGGGACATACtcccactcctctcccctcccgcTGCACAATATTACtgttagaaaaaatgttttacaaagaGCAGGTAGCAGTCCATGAGTCGTAAAGTTAATTTAGTGAGTAGTGATCCaatttaaaacaagtaaatattgaaatattagatttttttaaatttagctacTACTTTGTTTTTAACTGTGACTAAAATatgaaggaggggcgcctgggaggctcagtcggctaaacatccgactcttgattttagctcaggtcgtgatctcatggtttgtgagttcgaaccccatattgagctctgggctgaccgtgtggagcctgcttcggattctctgtctccctttctctctgccgctcccctgctcgtgctctctctctcaaaagttaataaacattaggggcgcctgggtggcgcagtcggttaagcgtccgacttcagccaggtcacgatctcgcggtccgtgagttcgagccccgcgtcaggctctgggccgatggctcggagcctggagcctgtttccgattctgtgtctccctctctctctgcccctcccccgttcatgctctgtctctctctgtcccaaaaataaaaataaaaaacgttgaaaaaaaaaaaaagttaataaacattaaatatgaagGAAATTTGGGGACTAGGATTGAATAAGAGCTTACCTTCTGGAGTTACTATGGAGTTACCATAATACCTTGTGGAGTTACTAAGCACATTAAGTAAGTTTATATGTGTTACGTACACATTTAAGATATGTTTTagtgactttgtttttctttttacctgtgCTTCTTTAGGACTACATCCTGAAAAAGAGGATgccttgttttaatatttatgtgaGTTATATAATTCccagaatgaataaaataggtTAGGAAAGAAGTACAGCTaacttcatttctttgtatttgaaaGGAAGGTAACCATGACTCTCATGTTCTGTTTAAATGTCAGGCTATTTCCACAGGAGGATATGATGCTGACATAACTCTGAGACGGTGAAGTTACGTCagaacaactttttaaataaatcggCATCCAGCCCTTCAacctttccttcccctgcccccaaacaTAATGTTACTTGTCTGGCCACAGTGTGTTGTTTTGAGGGTAGAAAATGTCAATGTGCAGTAACATTTCCActtatttctattaatttcccTTCCCCTTTAGATTTCACCACCCCATCCTCAGTCCTTTGGAAAGCAGTTTCCAGCTGGAAGTCGACGTCCTGAGTCATCTCCTGAAGGCCCAGGCTCAGGTCTCCGAGTGGAAGTTCCTCCCGTCTCTGGTGAACTTGCACAGTGCTCACACCAAGCTGCAGACTTGGGGCCAGATCTTTGAAAAGCAGCGGGAGACCAAGAAACATCTGTTTGGAGGGCAGTCTCAGAAGGCCGTTCAGCCCCCACACCTTTTCCTTTGGCTGATGAAACTCAAAAACATGCTTCTTGCCAAGTTTAGCTTTTACTTTCACGAGGCATTGAGCCGACAAACGActccttcagaaatgaaaacgTTGACTGCAAAAGCCAACCCAGACTTCTTTGGGAAGATTTCCAGCTtcatcaggaagtatgatgctgCCAATGTGTCCTTAATCTTTGACAACCGAGGTTCTGAGAGCTTTCAGGGTCACGGCTATCACCACCCCCATTCCTACAGAGAGGCTCCCAAGGGTGTGGACCAGTATCCAGCTGTGGTGTCTCTGCCCAGCGACAGGCCGGTCATGCACTGGCCCAATGTCATCATGATCATGACAGACCGCATGTCCGACCTGAACAGCTTGGAGAAAGTGGTCCACTTCTATGATGACAAAGTTCAGAGCACCTACTTCCTAACCCGCCCAGAACCTCACTTTACCATTGTTGT
It encodes the following:
- the KICS2 gene encoding KICSTOR subunit 2 gives rise to the protein MGESIPLAAPVPVEQAVLETFFSHLGIFSYDKAKDNVDKEREANKSAGGSWLSLLAALAHLAAAEKVYHSLTYLGQKLGGQSFFSRKDSIRTIYTSLHNELKKVVTGRGALGGTAPHVEELLSHLSEQLCFFVQARMEIADFYEKMYTLSPQKFINAEELVGLLDTILKKYSSRFHHPILSPLESSFQLEVDVLSHLLKAQAQVSEWKFLPSLVNLHSAHTKLQTWGQIFEKQRETKKHLFGGQSQKAVQPPHLFLWLMKLKNMLLAKFSFYFHEALSRQTTPSEMKTLTAKANPDFFGKISSFIRKYDAANVSLIFDNRGSESFQGHGYHHPHSYREAPKGVDQYPAVVSLPSDRPVMHWPNVIMIMTDRMSDLNSLEKVVHFYDDKVQSTYFLTRPEPHFTIVVIFESKKSERDSHFISFLNELSLALKNPKVFASLKPGSKG